One halophilic archaeon DL31 genomic region harbors:
- a CDS encoding type III restriction protein res subunit (KEGG: hla:Hlac_3083 type III restriction protein res subunit~PFAM: Restriction endonuclease, type I, R subunit/Type III, Res subunit; DNA/RNA helicase, C-terminal~SMART: DEAD-like helicase, N-terminal; DNA/RNA helicase, C-terminal): MQVEFDDGTLLLRNAPDDVPYGEWDDRVDEYRTRAYRYRALLEWAGKWTDGNEQATLQEGFAHTLEDTARAYPDLDLTQALHIEPRDYQQAALDAWIDHDRRGSVVLPTGSGKTFLGLQAIADAGVSTLVVTPTIDLMNQWHATLTNAFGDQLTEPVGVLGGGSHDVTAITVTTYDSAYRYVNEYGDQFGLLVVDEEHHLPAPTYRQIPEMIIAPYRLGLTATYERPDGKHELLEDLLGPVVYRKDVDELAGEYLSEYETIHMSVDLTADEREEYDEEYQIYRDYVDSHEFDLWKEDGYAEFLKRTSYDPQGRRALIAKQRAERIARTAEKKLDTLDNLLKRHHDDRTIIFTANNDFAYDISREFIVPCITHQTKTDERTEILDRFRSGEYSMLVTSQVLDEGIDVPAANVGIILSGSASKRQYAQRLGRILRPTDDRQPARLYEIITEDTMETYVSQRRREGVGASADG, encoded by the coding sequence ATGCAAGTCGAATTCGACGACGGGACGCTCCTGCTCCGTAATGCTCCTGACGATGTTCCCTATGGGGAGTGGGACGACCGCGTCGACGAGTACCGAACGCGAGCATATCGATATCGAGCCCTGCTCGAGTGGGCCGGTAAGTGGACGGACGGAAACGAGCAGGCAACGTTGCAAGAAGGCTTCGCTCACACTCTCGAAGACACCGCGCGGGCCTACCCCGATCTCGATCTCACGCAAGCGCTCCACATCGAACCGCGTGACTACCAGCAAGCGGCGCTCGACGCCTGGATCGACCACGATCGGCGAGGGAGTGTCGTACTCCCCACGGGCAGCGGGAAGACGTTCCTCGGGCTGCAGGCCATCGCCGACGCTGGCGTCAGTACTCTCGTCGTGACGCCGACGATTGACCTCATGAACCAGTGGCACGCCACGCTCACCAACGCCTTCGGCGACCAACTCACGGAACCGGTCGGCGTCCTCGGCGGCGGCAGCCACGACGTCACCGCGATCACCGTCACCACCTACGACAGCGCCTACCGCTACGTCAACGAGTACGGCGATCAGTTCGGCTTGCTCGTCGTCGACGAGGAACACCACCTGCCAGCCCCGACCTACCGGCAGATCCCCGAGATGATTATCGCCCCGTATCGCCTCGGGCTGACCGCCACCTACGAGCGGCCCGATGGTAAGCACGAACTTCTTGAGGACCTCCTCGGCCCGGTCGTCTACCGGAAGGACGTCGACGAACTCGCCGGCGAATACCTCAGCGAGTACGAAACGATCCACATGTCGGTCGACCTCACGGCTGACGAACGTGAGGAGTACGACGAGGAGTACCAGATCTATCGCGACTACGTCGACAGCCACGAGTTTGACCTCTGGAAAGAGGACGGCTACGCAGAGTTCCTCAAACGCACGTCCTACGACCCGCAAGGGCGGCGGGCGCTCATCGCCAAGCAACGTGCCGAGCGAATCGCCCGAACCGCCGAAAAGAAACTCGACACGCTCGACAACCTATTGAAACGTCATCACGATGATCGAACAATTATTTTCACCGCCAACAACGACTTCGCCTACGACATCTCCCGGGAGTTCATCGTCCCCTGTATCACTCACCAGACCAAGACCGACGAACGCACCGAAATCCTCGACCGCTTCCGGAGCGGGGAGTACTCGATGCTCGTCACGTCACAGGTGCTCGACGAGGGCATCGACGTCCCGGCGGCAAACGTCGGGATCATCCTCTCGGGGAGCGCCTCGAAACGCCAGTACGCGCAACGGCTTGGCCGCATCCTGCGACCCACGGACGACCGCCAGCCCGCGCGGCTCTACGAGATCATCACCGAGGATACGATGGAGACGTACGTCTCCCAACGCCGCCGGGAGGGGGTGGGTGCCAGTGCTGACGGCTGA
- a CDS encoding hypothetical protein (KEGG: hla:Hlac_3085 hypothetical protein) — MPDCPYCERSFADESEIRKHLYEDHESDELGRIDTKRVEQYIDDHDLEESDDATRAQQDTEETVGMTPATDRQSDERWELHDVQALSTEEIRDKLAEHGIDTTEASFRDRAAEVDSAMALADQWEDDHDVDASGYDQDFIWMAAEVFWSRWASDLPYRERIYDLVQEGRELREQGNDAEACQQWLTAWETIIAVTPEDITTIEAADDHLPNVLSLEPFLRSVDNDLAALAADDPTYHERRLEFCRGVCTQFPDAPDELLLDFRHFIADLLTELGRLDESRNEFETLIRDYPEDSWAYKKLADSYWREGADEPTAEDLERAVKLYEQALNAEGSLEQPSTVSERIDELERRLANMDTSEMQEE, encoded by the coding sequence ATGCCCGACTGTCCGTACTGTGAGCGATCCTTCGCGGACGAATCCGAGATCCGCAAGCATCTCTACGAAGACCACGAGTCCGACGAACTCGGTCGGATCGACACCAAGCGGGTTGAGCAGTACATCGACGATCACGACCTCGAAGAAAGCGACGATGCCACTCGTGCGCAGCAAGACACAGAGGAAACGGTAGGCATGACCCCGGCGACCGACCGCCAGTCGGATGAGCGGTGGGAGTTACATGACGTGCAGGCCCTGTCGACGGAGGAAATTCGGGACAAGCTTGCCGAGCACGGTATCGACACGACCGAAGCGTCGTTCCGTGACCGTGCGGCCGAGGTTGACTCCGCGATGGCACTTGCTGACCAGTGGGAAGACGATCACGATGTCGACGCGTCGGGGTACGATCAGGATTTCATCTGGATGGCGGCTGAAGTGTTCTGGAGCCGGTGGGCATCCGATCTCCCCTATCGGGAACGGATCTACGACCTGGTACAGGAAGGCCGAGAACTCCGTGAGCAGGGCAACGACGCCGAGGCTTGCCAGCAATGGCTGACTGCCTGGGAGACCATTATCGCCGTCACGCCGGAAGACATCACGACAATCGAGGCGGCTGATGATCACCTCCCGAATGTGCTCTCACTCGAACCATTCCTGCGGTCGGTCGACAACGACCTTGCCGCCCTGGCAGCGGACGATCCAACCTATCACGAGCGACGCCTCGAATTCTGTCGGGGGGTCTGTACCCAGTTTCCGGATGCACCTGACGAGCTACTCCTTGATTTCCGCCACTTCATCGCTGACTTGCTGACAGAGCTAGGACGACTGGACGAAAGCAGAAACGAGTTCGAGACGCTCATTCGAGACTATCCCGAAGATTCCTGGGCGTACAAGAAACTCGCAGATAGCTACTGGCGGGAGGGAGCTGACGAGCCAACAGCCGAGGATCTGGAACGCGCCGTGAAATTGTACGAACAGGCCCTAAACGCCGAAGGTTCTCTCGAACAACCATCAACTGTCTCTGAGCGGATCGACGAACTCGAACGCCGATTGGCTAACATGGACACGTCCGAGATGCAAGAGGAATAG
- a CDS encoding transposase IS4 family protein (PFAM: Transposase, IS4-like~KEGG: hla:Hlac_3087 transposase IS4 family protein), translated as MKSLPKSQILRFTEKAIHLARRAVSRYSSKFSKHRYTLPQHVVLLCLKVRKNTTYRGLLDELIEMPRIRRVLGLAELPTASTLCKSFSRLDMAVWRVILTLSATLLPTSGVVGVDASGFDRSHASKHYTKRAELTIQQLKVTLLVDAKVNAILDLHVTTTRKHDSQIAPSLIKRNPDDIDVLLGDKGYDDQKIRRLARQHEVRPLIKHREFTSLHKAWNVRLDTDLYGQRSQSETVNSTLKRKYGAFVRSRRWWKQFRELTIACLIHNVDRSL; from the coding sequence ATGAAGTCCCTCCCAAAGTCGCAGATTCTCCGGTTTACTGAGAAGGCGATCCATCTGGCACGCCGGGCGGTCTCTCGGTACTCCTCGAAATTCTCTAAACACCGCTATACACTTCCGCAGCACGTTGTTCTGCTCTGTCTCAAAGTTCGGAAGAACACGACCTACCGTGGTCTGCTTGACGAACTGATCGAGATGCCACGCATCCGTCGTGTTCTCGGGCTAGCCGAACTTCCTACTGCTTCAACGCTTTGTAAGTCGTTCAGCCGGCTTGATATGGCTGTATGGCGTGTCATATTGACTCTCTCAGCGACACTACTTCCGACAAGCGGCGTTGTTGGTGTTGATGCGTCAGGGTTCGACCGCAGTCACGCTTCGAAACACTACACGAAACGCGCTGAACTCACGATTCAGCAGCTCAAGGTGACGTTACTGGTCGATGCGAAGGTAAACGCGATACTCGATCTACACGTAACTACGACGCGGAAACACGATAGCCAGATCGCTCCGTCGTTGATCAAGCGCAATCCCGACGATATTGACGTTTTGCTCGGTGACAAAGGGTACGACGATCAGAAGATCAGGCGGCTCGCCCGGCAACACGAAGTTCGACCACTGATCAAGCATCGTGAGTTCACGTCACTCCATAAGGCATGGAACGTACGCTTAGACACTGATCTCTACGGTCAGCGGAGTCAATCCGAGACTGTCAACTCAACACTCAAGCGGAAGTACGGGGCGTTTGTCCGGTCACGGCGCTGGTGGAAGCAGTTCCGTGAACTCACCATCGCCTGTCTCATTCATAACGTAGATCGATCACTCTGA
- a CDS encoding hypothetical protein (KEGG: hla:Hlac_3084 hypothetical protein) — protein sequence MTRAEKDEEREERIEMRIIVDTYSPEEQAWGWCEYLDDTMDFPFEARCVTEQEESPLEEGETVRVVGMSPTDPTLSQMFVTIEWMDRTLGVPLEQLEPIEASSKTDQAIADWQYWLDR from the coding sequence ATGACGCGGGCCGAGAAGGACGAGGAGCGAGAAGAGCGCATCGAGATGCGGATCATCGTCGATACCTACAGCCCTGAAGAGCAAGCGTGGGGATGGTGCGAGTATCTGGACGACACGATGGACTTCCCGTTCGAAGCACGCTGTGTCACCGAGCAAGAGGAGTCACCGCTGGAGGAAGGCGAAACAGTACGCGTAGTGGGGATGTCTCCGACAGATCCGACTCTCAGCCAAATGTTCGTGACGATAGAGTGGATGGACAGAACACTTGGCGTGCCACTGGAGCAACTGGAGCCGATCGAAGCCAGTAGTAAGACGGACCAAGCGATCGCAGACTGGCAGTACTGGCTCGATCGCTGA
- a CDS encoding hypothetical protein (manually curated~KEGG: hla:Hlac_3081 hypothetical protein), with the protein MKNSGSSKDFNCYRFIGNYQKHEMLDHTAAQVLLAIESGDSIRCVAQHLHTPYETVRQAVNRLEDAGYVTYDEGLSVVDEHVRDAARELVAASAGVSPPSIEEAYVIPQFGEWPFAFTRVDAVYVWTQGGYQVSRDPDDYPIFIAVREQDIDAWETFFAPFGLPTAFERQPSDEIDGRLQIVLEPRPSLDIEHVEGYPVIPRDETIEYMRENYAQFQSGLAMLDRMYEDLDLGVTYRETERAQT; encoded by the coding sequence TTGAAAAATAGTGGATCAAGTAAGGATTTTAACTGTTACCGGTTTATTGGTAACTACCAGAAGCACGAAATGCTCGACCACACGGCGGCCCAGGTCCTCCTCGCCATCGAGAGTGGTGACTCCATCCGTTGTGTCGCGCAGCATCTCCACACACCGTACGAGACGGTGAGACAGGCCGTCAACCGACTCGAAGACGCAGGCTACGTCACCTATGACGAAGGGCTCTCAGTCGTCGACGAGCACGTCCGCGACGCTGCCCGCGAGCTCGTCGCTGCCAGCGCCGGCGTCAGTCCACCCTCCATCGAGGAGGCCTACGTCATCCCACAGTTCGGTGAGTGGCCATTCGCGTTTACGCGGGTCGACGCCGTCTACGTGTGGACCCAAGGCGGCTACCAAGTCAGCCGCGATCCCGACGATTACCCGATATTCATCGCTGTTCGCGAGCAGGACATCGACGCCTGGGAGACGTTCTTCGCACCCTTCGGGCTACCAACCGCCTTCGAGCGCCAGCCCAGCGACGAGATCGATGGTCGCCTGCAGATCGTTCTCGAGCCACGCCCCTCACTCGACATCGAGCACGTTGAAGGCTACCCGGTGATCCCGAGAGACGAGACGATCGAGTATATGCGTGAGAACTACGCCCAATTCCAGTCGGGGCTGGCGATGCTCGACCGGATGTACGAGGACCTCGACCTCGGCGTCACGTATCGGGAGACAGAACGGGCACAGACATAG
- a CDS encoding hypothetical protein (KEGG: hla:Hlac_3079 hypothetical protein), whose amino-acid sequence MPALSPENVLLSLIVVAPGFIAVYTAIIIGGLEESLSDGRLLGASIAAAFIIDPLFFWGYTLFGGEITDPTAAVRLFFEGGFRPERVLILALLSVAVGVVGAVAVSGDFAYAARERLQRRFDVNSHPHQPWVGSLKTANIVRVLTTESWFQGYIAEWSESGNERQIALGYPAEWDGDGWSKMGLTKILLFEEDIEQIQVVNEVDSEGRRTHPAGDSEDNEADDDPDSE is encoded by the coding sequence ATGCCAGCGCTCTCTCCAGAGAACGTCCTTCTATCGCTAATCGTCGTTGCACCCGGCTTCATTGCAGTCTACACCGCTATTATCATCGGAGGCCTCGAAGAATCACTCTCGGACGGACGACTACTCGGCGCGAGTATCGCAGCGGCGTTCATTATCGATCCGCTATTCTTCTGGGGCTACACGCTGTTCGGTGGGGAGATCACTGACCCAACAGCAGCGGTTAGATTGTTTTTCGAAGGAGGATTCAGGCCAGAGCGAGTTCTCATACTCGCACTTCTCTCTGTAGCAGTCGGAGTCGTCGGTGCCGTGGCCGTCAGTGGCGATTTCGCGTATGCCGCTCGCGAAAGACTTCAACGACGGTTTGACGTGAATAGTCATCCACACCAGCCCTGGGTGGGATCGCTAAAAACGGCGAACATCGTTCGAGTGTTGACCACTGAGTCGTGGTTCCAGGGATACATCGCTGAGTGGAGTGAGTCGGGGAATGAACGGCAAATCGCTCTAGGTTACCCTGCAGAGTGGGATGGAGACGGTTGGTCAAAGATGGGTTTAACAAAAATACTTCTCTTTGAAGAGGACATCGAACAGATTCAAGTCGTGAATGAGGTTGATTCAGAAGGAAGGAGAACACACCCCGCTGGCGACAGCGAGGACAATGAAGCCGATGATGATCCTGACTCCGAGTGA
- a CDS encoding protein of unknown function DUF790 (PFAM: Protein of unknown function DUF790, endonuclease-like~KEGG: hla:Hlac_3082 protein of unknown function DUF790) has product MPVLTADLARSRTTDETITPLFIDPDEERYQQTARELIQLFEAHLGEPKGDLEDAIDELTIADTDYKIVQGLAKLLKDECEFEVVASVEPREIRRRLFEKANERYPIVRQPTLGEDTQKLEVYSAVADDLGVSLEECYRGMYADLEDNKRLVRIGTRTADQYASDDDTSTSTTNLTGSSDAEYEHTGLTVDWLVTRYNLALAQAVLYDATEMRIRVWDHFGTVFSYVKLFGLMHRIYPIDSDGERVANTDQAAGYEAVLDGPASLFSKSQKYGIRMANFLPALPLCDRWEMVGEILVDETTGETRQFALDPTEDLDSHYSAGDQFDSDVERTLADKWERANTDWKLVREDDVFDLGAEVMIPDFAIEHPDGRRAILEIVGFWTPEYLDAKLEKIRKVEADNFVLAVSEQLDCASEEFGSAADRVLWFKTGIHVYDVVDLVEQYATGMSQSEEQA; this is encoded by the coding sequence GTGCCAGTGCTGACGGCTGACCTCGCGCGGTCGCGCACGACCGACGAAACGATTACCCCGCTGTTCATCGATCCCGACGAGGAGCGCTACCAACAGACTGCTCGAGAACTCATCCAGCTGTTCGAGGCCCATCTCGGTGAGCCGAAAGGCGACCTCGAGGACGCGATTGACGAGCTGACCATCGCGGATACCGACTACAAGATCGTCCAAGGGCTGGCGAAACTCCTGAAAGACGAGTGTGAGTTCGAGGTCGTCGCCTCCGTCGAACCGCGTGAGATCCGCCGGCGACTCTTCGAGAAAGCCAACGAGCGCTATCCGATCGTCCGCCAGCCGACGCTGGGCGAGGACACACAGAAGCTGGAGGTGTACAGCGCGGTCGCCGACGACCTCGGGGTGTCGTTGGAAGAGTGCTATCGCGGGATGTACGCCGATCTCGAAGACAACAAACGACTCGTCCGAATCGGAACGCGGACGGCCGACCAGTACGCCAGTGATGACGATACGTCGACGTCGACGACCAACCTGACCGGCAGCAGCGACGCGGAGTATGAACACACGGGTCTCACCGTGGACTGGTTGGTGACCCGGTACAACCTCGCGCTCGCCCAGGCGGTGCTCTACGACGCCACAGAAATGCGGATTCGGGTGTGGGACCACTTCGGGACGGTGTTCAGTTACGTGAAGCTGTTCGGGTTGATGCATCGCATCTATCCGATCGACAGCGACGGTGAACGCGTCGCGAACACGGACCAAGCCGCCGGCTACGAGGCCGTACTGGACGGCCCGGCATCGCTATTCTCAAAGTCGCAGAAGTACGGGATTCGCATGGCGAACTTCCTGCCGGCATTGCCCCTCTGTGACCGCTGGGAGATGGTTGGTGAGATCCTCGTCGACGAGACGACCGGCGAGACCCGACAGTTCGCGCTCGACCCCACGGAGGATCTCGATTCACACTACAGCGCGGGCGACCAGTTCGATAGCGACGTCGAGCGGACGCTCGCCGATAAATGGGAGCGAGCGAATACGGACTGGAAGTTGGTGCGGGAAGACGATGTCTTCGACCTAGGTGCTGAGGTGATGATTCCCGACTTCGCGATCGAACATCCCGATGGCAGGCGTGCGATCCTCGAGATTGTCGGCTTCTGGACGCCCGAATATCTGGACGCGAAACTGGAGAAGATTCGAAAGGTGGAGGCCGACAATTTCGTGCTGGCTGTCTCGGAGCAACTGGATTGTGCGAGCGAGGAGTTCGGGAGCGCCGCCGATCGAGTGCTGTGGTTCAAAACGGGAATTCACGTCTACGATGTAGTCGATTTAGTTGAGCAATACGCGACAGGGATGTCACAGAGTGAAGAGCAGGCTTGA
- a CDS encoding hypothetical protein (KEGG: hla:Hlac_3078 hypothetical protein) — MSDDEQEQEVDNRTIRGNSKKRTTDGEFSKSRSRDLDEALGGEREVPEDAEHVTMAPEHVPMQMRTDDESNSEDE; from the coding sequence ATGAGTGATGACGAGCAGGAGCAGGAAGTCGACAATCGAACAATCCGAGGTAATTCTAAAAAACGGACGACAGACGGCGAGTTTTCCAAGTCCCGCTCTCGCGACCTCGACGAAGCCCTCGGAGGTGAGCGAGAGGTCCCCGAGGACGCGGAGCACGTCACAATGGCCCCCGAACACGTCCCGATGCAGATGCGAACAGACGACGAGTCGAATTCCGAAGACGAGTAG
- a CDS encoding transposase IS4 family protein (PFAM: Transposase, IS4-like~KEGG: hla:Hlac_3569 transposase IS4 family protein) yields the protein MRRLTTLFPSEFLEEHAEELGVVERDRKLQIPAFIWAFVFGFAAGESRTLAGFRRSYNSTADESISPGGFYQRLTPTLAEYLRDLVEHGLDEVAVPDAVDADINRFRDVIIADGTVLRLHEFLSEKYEARHEEQAGAKLHLLHNATDQTIERIDVTDEKTHDSTLFKTGSWLENRLVLFDLAYFKYRRFARIDENGGYFVSRLKQNANPVITAELREWRGRAIPLEGKQLREVLDDLSRTYIDVEVEVEFKRGPYNGTRSLDTKRFRVVGVRNEDADDYHLYVTNLSREEFFPADLAQIYRCRWEVELLFRELKTQYDLDEFDTSNEDVVKILLYAALLSLLVSRELLELVTEQAGDEIVFPPERWAATFRSHAQLILHELGEYLGYSPPPLLERLIEDAQKIHQQRPILQETLATATQPRCES from the coding sequence ATGCGTCGGCTCACTACACTGTTTCCCTCCGAGTTCCTCGAAGAGCACGCCGAGGAACTCGGCGTGGTCGAACGCGACCGCAAGCTCCAGATTCCCGCTTTCATCTGGGCATTCGTGTTCGGCTTCGCCGCAGGCGAAAGCCGAACACTCGCAGGGTTTCGACGCAGCTACAACTCGACAGCTGACGAGTCGATCTCACCGGGTGGGTTCTATCAGCGGTTGACGCCGACGCTCGCGGAGTACCTCCGCGACCTCGTCGAGCATGGTCTCGACGAGGTCGCTGTTCCCGATGCTGTTGACGCTGATATCAACCGATTCAGGGACGTGATAATCGCCGATGGAACGGTGTTGCGGTTACACGAGTTTCTCTCCGAGAAGTACGAAGCCCGCCACGAGGAGCAGGCTGGAGCGAAGCTCCACCTGCTCCACAATGCTACTGACCAAACGATTGAACGGATCGATGTTACCGACGAGAAAACACACGATAGCACGCTGTTCAAGACAGGGTCGTGGCTTGAGAACCGCCTCGTGTTGTTCGACTTAGCGTACTTCAAGTACCGCCGGTTTGCGCGGATTGACGAGAACGGCGGCTACTTCGTGAGCCGACTCAAACAGAACGCAAATCCGGTGATTACGGCTGAATTACGGGAATGGCGCGGGCGCGCCATTCCCTTAGAGGGCAAGCAGCTCCGAGAGGTTCTCGATGACCTCTCGCGGACGTACATCGATGTGGAGGTCGAAGTCGAGTTCAAGCGTGGGCCGTACAACGGGACGCGGTCGCTAGATACGAAGCGGTTCCGCGTCGTCGGCGTCCGCAACGAGGACGCCGACGACTACCATCTGTACGTGACAAATCTGTCGAGAGAGGAGTTCTTTCCGGCAGACTTAGCGCAGATATACCGGTGTCGGTGGGAAGTTGAGTTGCTGTTCCGTGAGTTGAAGACACAGTACGACCTGGACGAGTTCGACACAAGCAACGAGGACGTAGTGAAGATCTTACTGTACGCAGCGTTGCTGTCACTGCTGGTGAGCCGTGAGCTGTTGGAACTGGTCACTGAGCAGGCTGGCGACGAGATCGTGTTTCCGCCGGAGCGCTGGGCGGCGACCTTCCGGTCGCACGCCCAGCTCATCCTCCACGAACTCGGCGAGTATCTCGGCTACTCGCCACCGCCGCTGTTGGAGCGGCTGATCGAAGACGCACAGAAGATTCACCAGCAACGACCGATATTACAAGAGACGCTCGCTACCGCTACGCAACCGAGGTGTGAGTCTTAG
- a CDS encoding hypothetical protein (KEGG: hla:Hlac_3106 hypothetical protein), giving the protein MPIYNLYKEREGTARRGEDYKEVVIEYMEGLNYMVELDSAFHSTLDDIQFVNKATGDKVVAEAKAYSTGLSPNDFRDELARYFLEYIKQPQPHRFDFYIFTETLSNDQLWKALFDRDVTDNQKLVDFYEKLKDSVNDIRL; this is encoded by the coding sequence GTGCCCATCTACAATCTATATAAAGAGCGGGAAGGGACGGCGCGACGCGGGGAGGACTATAAGGAAGTCGTCATCGAGTACATGGAAGGGCTAAATTACATGGTTGAGCTGGATTCAGCCTTCCACTCCACGCTTGACGATATTCAGTTTGTGAACAAAGCTACGGGCGATAAAGTGGTAGCCGAAGCGAAAGCGTATTCCACAGGCCTCAGCCCGAACGATTTTAGAGACGAACTCGCCCGGTATTTCCTCGAATACATCAAACAGCCCCAACCCCACCGTTTTGATTTCTATATTTTTACGGAGACACTCTCTAATGACCAGCTCTGGAAAGCCCTATTCGATCGAGATGTCACCGATAATCAGAAACTGGTCGACTTCTACGAAAAACTCAAAGACAGCGTCAACGACATTCGTCTTTAG